Genomic segment of Candidatus Protochlamydia amoebophila UWE25:
AATCTTTTATAATACGAATTCCCCCCATAATACTGATTCATTACAAGATTTTAATGCCTGTTATGAAGGGCCGATCGTCGATCAGTTACCTCACGGAAAAGGAATTTACAAACAAGAAGGCGAAAGTGAAGAAAGAGTTTATTTTAAAGGAAATTTCACCTCTGCTGAGTATGATTCCACAAAAAAGAGTTATACAGTACTAAAGCAAGAAACGATATCTGAAATCAGAGAACTCTCATTTGAACAACAACAAGTTCTTGGCTACCAAAGTACAATACTCTCTTATGATGAAGAATGCGAAGACTGGACAGAAACAGATATCTCTATTAATTATGAAGGATCCCTTCAGACATATTTTAAACATGGACAAGGAACTCTCTGCTCTACCTATTTCCACGAAAGAGAAGGTAAAAAAATAAAAATCATTCATCAATATGTTGGGGAATTTGAATTTGACTTTTTTAAAGCAGAGTCAGGAGAGTATACTGTTATAATTAACGATATATCTAGTGATACCGAAATTCAGGGAACTGTCAGGTTCACTTCGCACGGGGAAAAATTTAAAAATATTATACTTAATACTCAAGAATACGTTTACGAATTTGATTTAATACATTCAGAACACACAATTGAAGATGCTATGTTCTTAACTGGATATGGCACAAGAAATGATGGTAAGAAGGGAAAATTTATTAATGGCTTTCACATCGATGAATATCAACTTGCCGAAGATGACGAAGATGAAAATGGGCCCCTAAGCATTCCCCAATTTAGAACAGACTCTCAAAAACTGATGTCAGAAGTTGATGTTGACGGAGATTACACTGACGAAGATAACGAAGATGAAACTTCTTCTATTAATTCTGATGCAACTTCAGGAGACTATACGTCAGAAGAAGATCTATCTTCATCAGAGGAAGTCACAGACGACAATTTATTTGAAAATGAAAAATAACCAATATTTTACTGATTAAAAAGTCCAAGAAACCGATGCTGAATATTCTATTCAGCATCGGCAAAATCTACTATGATTTGCGCTTTTCAAGATAACTAATCACATCGTTTACCGTTTTTAATTTTTCAGCATCCTCTTGTGAAATCTCACATTCAAAACGCTCTTCAAATGTCATGATGAGTTCTGTTAGATCTAGAGAATCTGCATTCAAATCTTCTACAAATGACTTTTCTGAATTGACATCATCTCTATCAACTCCTAATTGTTCTACAACAATATCAATGACTTCTTGTTCAATTGACATAAGAAAATCCCTTTCGTTAAGGCTTTATAAATTTATTTAAAAACTGAACGGTATAATATTCTGTTAAAAACGATTATTTTAATCAACAGTAGAAATTAGATATGAAATATTTTTTTTACTAATTTTCTTTGTCAATTTATTTTAAATCAATTGATTAATTGAACATTATGACATCACCATTCCACCATCCACAGTAATGACCTGGCCTGTGACATAGTTAGAAAGTGGCGTAGCTAAAAACCAAGCTAAATTAGCAATATCAGAAGGCTCCCCTAAGCGATTAAGAGGAATATCTTTTACAATCATTTCTTTCTGTATTGGTGTTAAAGCATCGGTCATTTTTGTTTGAATGAAACCTGGAGCAATACAATTTACTAAAATATTTCGAGAAGCTAATTCTTTAGCTAAAGCTTTTGAAAAACCGATGATTCCTGCTTTTGAAGCGGCATAATTTGTCTGCCCGGCATTCCCCATCAATCCAACCACAGAACTGATATTAATAATTTTTCCTTTTTTGGCTTTCATCATTCCACGAACGACAGATTTACAAGTGTTAAAACAAGATTTCAAATTAGTATCTAAAACTTTATCCCAATCTTGTTCAGGCATCTTCATCAACAATTGATCAGCAGTGATTCCTGCATTATTAATCAAAATGTCCACCACTCCAAATTCTTCTACAACATCTTTAATTGCCTCATCAACTAGTTGAGTTTGAGAAACATCCACACAGCGAAAGTAAATAGTTTGAGATTGTGTAATTTCTCGAATTTCATTAATTGCTTTTTGCCCTGTTTCTGCATTCGTTCCAAAAATAATAACTTTTGCACCCTCTTCTGCAAATTTCGAGGCAATGGCTTTTCCAATTCCTGCATTACCACCTGTAATAATAGCTACTTGATTTAACAACAACTGATTCATCGTCATTCCTTTATATAAACTTAGTACAGCATTAGCAATTGACTTGTTCTAGTCGGTTTCATCTCTTTTCTATTGGATAATATGATCTAAAAGAGCTAAATCCTCTACTTTTTCAATAGACAATGTTGGTGCTTTCACCCCAATTCGCTTATTCAACCCAT
This window contains:
- the fabG gene encoding 3-oxoacyl-ACP reductase FabG, which gives rise to MNQLLLNQVAIITGGNAGIGKAIASKFAEEGAKVIIFGTNAETGQKAINEIREITQSQTIYFRCVDVSQTQLVDEAIKDVVEEFGVVDILINNAGITADQLLMKMPEQDWDKVLDTNLKSCFNTCKSVVRGMMKAKKGKIINISSVVGLMGNAGQTNYAASKAGIIGFSKALAKELASRNILVNCIAPGFIQTKMTDALTPIQKEMIVKDIPLNRLGEPSDIANLAWFLATPLSNYVTGQVITVDGGMVMS
- the acpP gene encoding acyl carrier protein, with product MSIEQEVIDIVVEQLGVDRDDVNSEKSFVEDLNADSLDLTELIMTFEERFECEISQEDAEKLKTVNDVISYLEKRKS